The Candidatus Thermoplasmatota archaeon genome contains the following window.
TCTTTTTAACTTTAATCGGAATCTGTGCCATATGGGTTAATGTATATGGGTTAATACTATATAAAGGTTTCTTTTTTTTAATGGAGAAACTACCAGAAATCTATGGGTTAATCGGCCGAGTTTCGGTAACCTACTTGACATCTTCTGTTCCTCCTATAAACGAAATGGCGTATAACTCCGGTATATCTGCAATACTTCGCATATACATCCCTCTGGATGAACTCCTTTTCTCTCCAAAATATTTTTCACTCATTCTTTATATCACCTCTTTTTATTTTCAAACTATCTTTATCTCTCTCAAGTTTTTATTGCTCGCATGTGTATATATCTCCGTAGTTTTTGAACTTTTGTACCCTAACAGTTCTTGAATATATCTCAAATCAACACCGCTCTCCAGCAACCACTAAATGGTAATCAAAATCATCTTATAAGCGTTTCCAAAACGGCTATTTATGGGCCAATATGCCCTTCACTCTTTTTTCATCCTTTTCAATTCTCACAAAGCCAAAACGCTCAAACTGGATTATTTCTCCATGCTTGGCGTTCTTTATGGAAGGCTCGGCGTATCCCTTTACAATCTTCAAACTGTTTTTGTTGAAATTGTTGTCGATAAATAAATTGCCGGGCAAGAGAACTTCCATTTTTACATATCTGTCTGTTACCCACTGTATTTTTTTCGTATCGGGTATCAATTCCTTGCCTGCAAATTCGCCCATTATCTTTTCATCATCTCTGCCGGTAAGCCTGACATTATACAAGTCCTTCAGGCGGAATACTTCCCCTTCTTTCATGCTGTTTGCATCCTCTCTGGGGATGAAGAATACATCCGACGGTTTTATTTTTCTCGAGCCCAGTTTATGTGAGGGGTGGTGATCGAGCATGACTTCCTTGCCAGGAGCATTTTTTACTAAAACTTTTATTGGGTCCGGAACAAAGAAATATCTTCTGGTGACAGGATCCAGAATCTTTCTGTTTATCGCCTCGACTTGATCAAATGTGACCACAGCTTCTGCTTTAGATATGCCCTGAGAGAGGACAAACTTACATATTGCTTCGGGAAGTATGCCCCTTCTCTTCAGCCCCCTCAGAGTTGGAAGGCGCGGGTCATCCCATCCTCCCACCTGCTCATTTTCAATCAGCGGTTTTATTTTTCTTTTTGAGACGGGCATTCCTTCTATTGACAGGCGGGCAAACTCCATAAGATGGGGCTTTCTCAGGCCGAGACAATCAAGAATATAGAAATAAACCTCGTCTCTCAACTCATATTCCTTCGTGCGGAATGGATGTGTTACGTCTGACAGTGAGTCCTCGACGGCCCCACAAAAATCATAGGTGGGCCATATGCGATATTTATCCCCGTGAATGGGATGAGGGCTGTCTATTATGCGGAAAAGGGTTGGATCGCGCATGGCGGTATTTTCCGACCGCATGTTTCCTTTCAAGCGGAGAACCGCACTTCCTTCTTCCATTGAAAAAAATTCGTTCCATTTCCCTATGCCCATGTTTTTCTTACAGCTGCAGTCCTTTTCCAGGCGACGATTCTTTTTGATGGTATCGCCGCTGCACGTGCATACGTATGCATGTCCTTCCCTGACCATTTTTTCCGCCAGTTCGTAGTGAACGGGGAGATGGTCTGATGTCCTGTACTCCCTGTCCCACTCTATTCCGAGCCACTTCAAATCTTCTTTCTGTGCATCGTAAAATTTTTTCAACTCGGCGGCTGGATTTGTATCATCGAATCGTAAAATAAATGTTCCATCATACATGCGGGCATATTCATAATCGACTACTGCCGCTTTAGCATGCCCTATGTGAAGGTACCCATTCGGCTCCGGTGGAAAGCGTGTAATGACTTTGCCTTTCTGTGCATCGGGTAAAGGAGGCAAGGTAAAATCCCTTTCTTTTTTTTCCTTTATCAAAAGTTCTGGATAATTTTTCTGAAGATAATTCATCTGCTTACTAAGGGACAACTTCTCTATTTCCTTGCATGCATTCCCAGATATTGCATATGCTCTCGCTGGATCATTTCGTAACTCTGGTTTTTCTGCCATCAACTTTCCCATGACCGCTTTCACATTTGGCGTGCCATCATATTTTACGGCATTGAGAAGCGCGTGCTTTCTTGCAGTCTCAGCAATGTTCTTTTCATCCATCTCTTCTTTATTGGAAATGTTGTTTTAAGTTTTGCCTCTGTTCTCCAAAAAATGTTTAAAAGCATGGACGATTCATTTTGATAGATAAAATGTCTTCTCAGG
Protein-coding sequences here:
- a CDS encoding tyrosine-type recombinase/integrase, which encodes MLESGVDLRYIQELLGYKSSKTTEIYTHASNKNLREIKIV
- a CDS encoding glutamate--tRNA ligase, coding for MDEKNIAETARKHALLNAVKYDGTPNVKAVMGKLMAEKPELRNDPARAYAISGNACKEIEKLSLSKQMNYLQKNYPELLIKEKKERDFTLPPLPDAQKGKVITRFPPEPNGYLHIGHAKAAVVDYEYARMYDGTFILRFDDTNPAAELKKFYDAQKEDLKWLGIEWDREYRTSDHLPVHYELAEKMVREGHAYVCTCSGDTIKKNRRLEKDCSCKKNMGIGKWNEFFSMEEGSAVLRLKGNMRSENTAMRDPTLFRIIDSPHPIHGDKYRIWPTYDFCGAVEDSLSDVTHPFRTKEYELRDEVYFYILDCLGLRKPHLMEFARLSIEGMPVSKRKIKPLIENEQVGGWDDPRLPTLRGLKRRGILPEAICKFVLSQGISKAEAVVTFDQVEAINRKILDPVTRRYFFVPDPIKVLVKNAPGKEVMLDHHPSHKLGSRKIKPSDVFFIPREDANSMKEGEVFRLKDLYNVRLTGRDDEKIMGEFAGKELIPDTKKIQWVTDRYVKMEVLLPGNLFIDNNFNKNSLKIVKGYAEPSIKNAKHGEIIQFERFGFVRIEKDEKRVKGILAHK